The Neofelis nebulosa isolate mNeoNeb1 chromosome X, mNeoNeb1.pri, whole genome shotgun sequence genome has a segment encoding these proteins:
- the LOC131502152 gene encoding uncharacterized protein LOC131502152: MTERKRNGDDEMREAASEGEARRDRDRKIEEGQAKKGRVGSKGGAGGRVREVRGQRRGPRGARGARGGAAVGAAADRASGALERGAGEGGGVGAAAPGSRAGPGRLPVAGGGVAPRELRAAPSGTRRALVRAASRGAGGGEARGGAAGRGGSGGARARTSSGRRAALRSSERRRGRAAS, from the coding sequence ATGACCGAGAGGAAGAGGAATGGAGACGACGAAATGAGAGAGGCAGCAAGCGAAGGAGAGgcacggagagacagagacaggaaaatCGAGGAAGGGCAGGCTAAgaaagggagggtggggagcaagGGGGGAGCGGGAGGCCGCGTGCGAGAAGTGCGAGGCCAAAGGCGAGGGCCGCGGGGCGCACGGGGGGCGCGTGGCGGGGCTGCCGTCGGGGCCGCGGCGGACCGGGCGTCCGGGGCGCTGGAGCGCGGGGCCGGGgagggcggcggggtgggggccgCGGCGCCGGGGAGCCGAGCCGGGCCGGGCCGCTTACCTGTTGCTGGCGGAGGCGTCGCGCCGCGGGAGCTGCGTGCCGCTCCCTCGGGGACTCGCCGCGCGCTCGTCCGGGCTGCCTCCCGAGGCGCCGGCGGCGGGGAAGCccgcggcggggcggcggggcgcggCGGGAGCGGGGGCGCCCGAGCCCGCACGTCGTCCGGCCGGCGCGCAGCGCTGCGAAGCTCTGagcggcggcgggggcgcgcggCGTCTTAA
- the GPR101 gene encoding probable G-protein coupled receptor 101, protein MTSTCANSTRESNSSHTCVPLSKMPISLAHGIIRSSVLLVFLAASFVGNIVLALVLQRKPQLLQVANRFIFNLLVTDLLQISLVAPWVVATSVPLFWPLNSHFCTALVSLTHLFAFASVNTIVVVSVDRYLSIIHPLSYPAKMTPRRGYMLLYGTWIVAILQSTPPLYGWGQAAFDQRNALCSMIWGASPSYTILSVVSFIILPLVVMIACYSVVFGAARRQHALLYNVRSHSLEVRAKDRVENEDEEGERRAASRRQDGGEAKAEEGGVQAEEESAEASAGRVAAAGSEEVWDGGWVASEGSSEGRDGGPQPAGSVKADKGRVEVSQCNVDLGEDDAEFGEDDLNFSEEDVEAVNIPESLPPSRRNSTGDPPLPRCYQCKAAKVIFLIVFSYVLSLGPYCFLAVLAVWVDVQTKVPQWVITIIIWLFFLQCCMHPYIYGYMHKTIKKEIQDMLKKFFCKEKPPKEDSHPDLPGTEAGTEGGTEGKTVPSHDSATLP, encoded by the coding sequence ATGACGTCCACCTGCGCCAACAGCACGCGCGAAAGCAACAGCAGCCACACGTGCGTGCCCCTGTCCAAAATGCCCATCAGCCTGGCCCACGGCATCATCCGCTCGAGCGTGCTGCTCGTGTTCCTCGCCGCCTCTTTCGTCGGCAACATCGTGCTGGCGCTCGTGTTGCAGCGCAAGCCGCAGCTGCTGCAGGTCGCCAACCGCTTCATCTTCAACCTCCTGGTCACTGACCTGCTGCAGATTTCGCTCGTGGCCCCCTGGGTGGTGGCCACCTCCGTGCCTCTCTTCTGGCCCCTCAACAGCCACTTCTGCACCGCGCTGGTGAGCCTCACTCACCTGTTCGCCTTCGCCAGTGTCAACACCATCGTGGTGGTGTCCGTGGACCGCTACCTGTCCATCATCCACCCTCTCTCCTACCCCGCGAAGATGACCCCCCGCCGGGGCTACATGCTCCTCTACGGCACCTGGATCGTGGCCATCCTGCAGAGCACGCCCCCTCTCTACGGCTGGGGCCAGGCTGCCTTTGACCAGCGCAACGCCCTCTGCTCCATGATCTGGGGGGCCAGCCCCAGCTACACCATTCTCAGCGTGGTGTCCTTCATCATCCTGCCGCTGGTCGTCATGATCGCCTGCTACTCCGTGGTGTTCGGTGCCGCCCGGCGGCAGCATGCCCTGCTGTACAACGTCAGGAGCCACAGCTTGGAGGTTCGGGCCAAGGATCGTGTGGAGAACGAGGacgaagagggagagaggagggctgCGTCCCGGCGCCAGGACGGAGGTGAGGCCAAGGCCGAGGAGGGCGGCGTGCAGGCCGAGGAAGAGAGCGCGGAGGCCAGTGCGGGTAGGGTGGCGGCCGCGGGCAGCGAGGAGGTCTGGGACGGCGGCTGGGTGGCCAGCGAAGGCAGCTCAGAGGGCCGGGACGGTGGCCCCCAACCGGCCGGCAGCGTGAAGGCGGACAAGGGCCGCGTGGAGGTCAGCCAGTGCAACGTCGACCTGGGTGAAGATGACGCGGAGTTCGGCGAGGATGACCTCAACTTCAGCGAGGAGGACGTGGAGGCAGTGAACATCCCCGAGAGCCTCCCGCCCAGTCGTCGAAACAGCACCGGCGACCCCCCTCTGCCCAGGTGCTACCAGTGCAAGGCTGCGAAAGTGATCTTCCTCATCGTCTTCTCCTACGTGCTCTCCCTGGGGCCCTACTGCTTTCTGGCGGTTCTGGCCGTGTGGGTGGATGTCCAAACCAAGGTGCCCCAGTGGGTGATCACCATAATAATCTGGCTTTTCTTCCTGCAGTGCTGCATGCACCCCTACATCTACGGCTACATGCACAAGACCATCAAGAAGGAAATCCAGGATATGCTGAAGAAGTTCTTCTGCAAGGAAAAGCCCCCGAAAGAAGACAGCCACCCGGACCTGCCGGGAACAGAAGCCGGCACAGAGGGAGGGACCGAAGGCAAGACCGTCCCTTCGCACGACTCCGCCACTTTGCCTTGA